TCGCTTATGACTTCTCTAGACCTTCCGGCAGATCAGCGAGAAACTGTGTCCTTATCTGAGGTGCTGGCCTTGCACCAAGGCCTTGCACGCGCGGTTGCCCCGGCCTTTCCTGAAACCATCGAGAAACTGCACGAACACCGCGAGCAAGGTGCATGGTGGCGCAGGCTCGCGCCGCTGAACTCGATCCTCGGGCTGATCGTATCAACCATCGCTTTGATCGTTCTGTTTGGATGGGGTCTTTCGCAAACCAGTCATGTCGACCTGCAGGAAAGCTATTTCCAAGCGCTCAACGAGGTGTACGCCACGGGAGGGACTGCAGCAACAGGAGCTAGCCTGGCTGCGGATGCGTCATCAAACGTGAGACGCGCCGCCGAGGTCAACTCGATGAAATTGCCTTACTTCCAACCGGTTATTGAGTACCTGCAGGGCAAATGCCGCCTTAGCATAGAAGAACTGGCAAGCGCTGATCAACGTGTCAATCAAACGGATCCAAAGTTGGAATTTGACGATGCCATCCGCAATCACGAGGAGCACTGTCAGACTCTGCGCCGCCCCATACTATTACGTATGTTTCTCTTCTTTGGAGCCCTTGGCATGTTGGGCGCGGCGTATTCATCCATTTATGACAGCTTCAGCTATATTCGCGAAGGGCGATATGACCTGCGTCTGGCCTCCACTTACTATGTTCGCATCCTGCTGGGTGGTTTTTCAGGTGTCCTGCTGGCCGAACCGTTGAGCGACTTTCTGGAACAGGGCGTTTTGTCCTCTGCGCTCCTCGCATTTGTCGGGGGGTTCTCGGCACAGCTTGTCTATGACCTGCTTACGAAAATCGTCGATTCCGTGGCAAACATGTTCCGGGCAGACCGACGCAAGGAAGTTCAAGGTATCCTTGCCCAAGCCGAATTGAACGCGCGCAGCATCATCTCCGAGGATGATGCAACCAAACGACACGGCCTCGCCACCGTGTTGAGCGAAGCGCAACAGGAACCAGATGCAGAAAAACGCGCGAAGAAAATGCAGGATGCGATCCTCGCGATGCTTTCTGGCAATGCAACTGGCGACCACGTGCCAAACGCCACAGCAAACACAACCCATGTGCTGGGCGCGTTGCGCGATGTCACATGGCTGGTAGAGTTGAGCCAGCACGTGGCACCAGTCCTGCCGGACGCCTCACCGGATGCGGCGGGCGCTGCGACAAAGGCGCTCTCAGCGGCGCGTCTTGCCATAAAGAACGCGCAAACGGAGCAGACGCCCGAGATCCTAACCAAGGCCGATGCAGCACTCAGCGCCGCACGTGATGCCGACCTGATTACCACAAATGTCCAAAACGGCATTTCATCGCTTCAGAAGGTTCTGCAAGGGGATGCGCTGACGGGCGTAACCAAGGGGGCTCTCGTGGCCGCGTCGCTGCTTGATGCAAATCAGATCATGCGCTGGCATTACGTGGCTTATGGTGCCGCTGAGGCTACAGGCAGTCTGCTGGATGGGGTCGCTGTTGCGGAAATCCGTGCGGGACTGTCAACACCTTCAGGTCAGGAAATCCCGGCCACAAGTCTTCTGGAGCAACTGCGAGCCGGAGGGGCGGACGGCGTTTTTGATGCCGAAGGCAACAGCTTCCCAGACCGGGGTGCCTTTGATTCCGCTTTGTCAGGCTGGATGGACACAACTGTACGAGAAGTCCTGACCAACGACATCCGTGACCTCATCATCCCCGAGATAGACGTCCCCTTGAGCGCGGGTGCGTTCGTTGAAGCGTTGGCGCGTATCGCGCCCGACGAAAGCGCGCGAGGTGGCTTGCAGTTGCTGGAACTCGTCGGCAGCGGTGTTTCCGAAACCAGCGCCCAGAGTGATTTTCGCACGCATCTCCTGACGCTGGCCACGTCCAAGCTGAATACGGAGGCAATATCATGAACGCCGCATTTTCCCGCACGTTGAGGTACAAGCTTCCCATGATGCAGGGAGGAGATGTCCGCGCTCTGCAGGACGCGTTGGTTCTGCAGGGTATCCTGCACCACGCCGGCGTGGATGGTCTGTTTGGTCCGGGAACCAAAAAGGCGATTGCATCTTTCCAACGCCAAAGCGGCCTGGCTGTCACTGGAGTTGCAGACGCGCAGACATTTGCCGCATTGATCGGCGGTCGACCGCCTGATGTGGACTCTGTTGCGCCTCAACCCGGACTTCCTGCCACGTCAGCGGGGCGGAAAATCCCGACAAGCTGGATGCCCGCAGCCCCCATGACACGTATCATTTTGCACTGGACCGGGGGCACTCACTCGCCAAGTTCCTCTGAAAAAAAGCATTACCACATCCTGATCGACGGTGAAGGTGAACCGCATCGCGGCAAGCTCCCGATCAGCGCGAACGTTCCCCCGCTGCGCTCAGGTGCCTATGCAGCACATACTTTCCGAGCGAATAGTCATTCGATCGGTGTTTCGCTTTGCGCCATGGGCGGAAATGCCCGCGAAAACCCGTTCCGCTCCGGGCCTTTCCCGATCACGCGCGCGCAATGGGAGATGCTGGCGCAGGTCGCCGCCGAACTCTGCCTGCGCTACGGCATTCCCGTCACGCGCAAAACCGTTCTGGGACACGGGGAGGTCCAGAACAACCTCGGCATAGAGCAAAATGGCAAATGGGACCCTCTGGCACTGCCCTGGGACCCACAGCGCCCCTATATCGAAGTCGGCGATGGCTTGCGCGCGCGCGCGCAGGAAATCTTGGATGCCTTGAAACATCCGATGTCCGTGAGCGCACCCCCCTTGGATGAGGAGGAAATCCCGCCCTCAGAAACGGTCACGTTGGATGGTGTACCTTTGCGCGGCGCAGCGATTGATGGTCGCATTTTTCTGGATATGGCGCATTTGGTTGAACACAAGGGCTGGCCTGCGCCCTTGATTGATGTGCAAAACATGTCGGCAACGATAGCGACGCCCTCGGTGCGCTTCGCCATTGTGCAGATGAATGACCGCGACGGCTTCACACGCCACTGGATCGAAGCGGCTGAGGTCAGCGAGCGGCTCGGCATGCCCCTGCGCGAGGATGACGCAGGCGATCTGCATCTTGCGAGCATTCCCGACGATGGGCTTCGGCGCGTCATTGTCAAACGCGGCCAAACGCTGGGACAGATCGCGCAACAACACCTGGGTGATCGCACAAGATGGCGCGACCTGCTCAGCGAGAATGGCGACACGTTCACTGAAGATACCGCCCGCCGATTGAGCGTAGGACAGATTGTCATTTTGCCCGATGGCACTAAGCCTGTCGCACGCTCGGGGACCCCTTTGAAACCCAAGGGGATTACCGACATCGCCCAGAAAATCGCGCGACTAGAGGGGGGTGGCACTTCCATGCAGCAGACCCGTGCGAATGCCGTCAAAGCCATCCTGAGTGCGTGCCAATCCCAAGAGGTCAATGACTTGTCACATCAGGCCTATATTCTCGCCACGGCCTATCATGAAACCAATCTTGGCCAGTTCATGACCGAACTCTGGGGGCCCACTAAACATCAGAAAACCTACGGCTCACGCCTTGGCAACCGGAGTGACAAAGAAGGTAGACTTTACCTAGGGCGCGGTTTCGTACAAATCACCGGTCGCCACAATTACGGCAAATATGGCGAGATCTTTAAGAAAGACTTTCTGTCGGATCCAGAACAGGTTGCAGATCCGGCTGTAGCAGCAGAAATCCTCGTCCGCGGGATGAGCGAGATCGGATTTACGGGCAAAGGGCTTCTGGCGGATTTGGGTTTTGATGGCGATTTCGACTGGTTTCGTGCGCGAAGCCTGATCAATGGCGATATGAACCATCGCGGAGATGATCGCTATCCGGGCCTGAAAAAGGGAGAAGGTATTGCGAAAAAGGCCCGCAAATACAGAGAGATCATTGCGACAACCTGAGCGCTTAAAACCCCCAAGAACGAAGTGTGCCGATACCTCTCGGTTTGGATAGGTCGGCAAGCCTCTGAAGTCAGGCAATCAAGACTGAGCCTGGCACCGTGCGCGTCAGACCAGAGCCAAAACGCTAAAATAGCTTGCAGAGATAGGTATTGGCAGGTCTTGCGTTCCGCAGACGACGAATACATCTGCGCGCAAAGCGGCAGTGAACGAGAAATACCAAAGACTTCCCTATTGCCCCGCTTAGCTCCCGCATTCACAACGGAAGCTCGCATGTCTGCATTTCATGCTCAGGGCGCTGATTTGGACAAGCGTGTCAGGCGCAGAGCCCTGCAGTTGCCCAGGCGTCCGGCGCATTTCTGCGGGCGTTTGACTGCCCGGCGATGGGTGCGGCCTGACGGCATTGTCGTGCGATCGCCACAGCGCCGGTTTGCGCCGGGCATCATCCAGACTGTCGAAGAGCGCATCGTTTTCGCATTGCGCAGAGTGCCATTAAATGACCCGATGCAGGCATTCGCTGGGGCTTGCCCCGGATCGATGTAGCGCCATTCGACATCGTCATCTTTGACCCATTTCAGGACCGCCCGACCGATGGTCTCTATGCGGGTGACCGACAGTGCGGGCCGAAGCGTTACAGGCCCGAAGAAGCGCATCCAACGCGCGTGTGACGCGGGCAAGCATCCCCCCGATCCGGCAGTACTCAAATCGGCGGCGCTTGGCTGCGACCGCCTTCATCTTCGCTCTATTCTCGGGGGTGTCCGGCGGGCAATCACGCCGAACAGTTTTGGGGATCGACAGAGACAAACCGGCAGTTCCTGCGCCGCAAGATATCATGCGACCGCATCGCACCGGCGCCCATTCGGTCAGCATCGCCTGTCCGTGCCTGGCAGATCCTGCGCCGCGAGATTGTCCAGCATGGAGGCGTAGGCACCAGCATGAGCATTCGACATTGTCGCTTAGATAATTGACGCAACATTGTGTATCATTCTTATCCTGAAAAGACTTCAGTTTAACCGCGTCAGAAACGCCCGTACTCCCGTACGCCGATTTGCATTTATGGAACATACTCGGACTGAGGCCGTGCTTTCGGCCAACCTCCTCGGTTGGCATAGCGGCTTCTCGTTTATTGGATGTCGCTATGAATTGGGCTTCTGTGAAATGGCTCTTCCGCATTCGCTTGTTCTTTAAAAAAGGTTGAGCACGCTCGAGTTCAGATCTGGGGAGTCCGGGCTCCGCGCGGTCTTTGCAGGCATAGGCGACATCCGTCTGACATGGCGACGATAAATGGACCTGCTTAAAACGCCCGTCGCAGACGAGCCGTGCGCGCAAATACTGATCCGTTTCAAAGTCAAAGCGAAGTGCCTAAGTTATGTTGCATTTCAAAGTTGTGACTCTCCGGCGTTTTCAATGCTTTGCATCTCTTCGCTTGCGTTGGTTTTCTTCGCACCCAACCAAGCATGATTTTCCTCTCCCTTGAGTCAGACCCGTTCAATAACTCGCCAGTCAACTCAGTGTGACCTGCGCTTGCCCCCCTTTCTTTTCTCGAAGGATGCAAAGGCACAACTGGAAGATGTGGCACCTTCCTGCTATATCTGACACCATGTCAGATAGAATCAAATCAGACTTGCGCCGACAGGCCGTGGCGGTGAACGTGATGTCGCCAAGCAAATCCTCAGTGACCCAATCTGCAATTCTTAACGCCGCCACGCGGTTTCTGGAAAACCGGCAGTTTCGCGACCTCACAGTTGGTATTCTCATGCAAGATGCGGGCTACAGTCGCGCCACGTTCTATCAATATTTCATCGACCTGCACGGTTTGATGGAAACGCTTCTTGATCGGATCAAGGGACAGATCATTGACGGGGCGCAGCCTTGGCTCATCGGTCAAGGGGATACAGTTGCCAATCTGCAAGAAAGCCTCCGGGCCTTGGTGGATGTGGGTTACGATCAAGGATTCATTCTGAAAGCCGTCGCGGATGCATCAGCCAGTGACGCACGACTGGAACGTGTCTGGGAGAGTTTTCTGACCTCCTTTGACACATTGGTCAGCGCGCGTATTGCGAAGGATCAGGCGGCGGCGTATACGACGAAATTTGATCCAAGCCCGGTTGCGCATGCTCTCAACCGAATGGATGCAGCCGTGCTGATCAGCTCTTTCGGTCAGAACCCCAAAGCAAACAAAGACGTCGTCTTATCGGCAATTTTGCGCATCTGGATTTCAACGCTTTATCCGCAACACGCTGGGAAACTCACCAGCGTCGCAGGGCCGCAACCGATGGAGCAACCCTGAATAATTACACCCCGGCAGGAGACACATCACCAGGCCGGACCAACGAGAATCAAAAAAAGGGATAGGAAATGAAGCTGACAAACAAACTGGCCATAATTGCCAGTTCAATTGCAATTTCGGGGATCGCGTTCCCGGCAGGGGTCTGGGCCGAAGATCCGCCGATCATGAAAATGACCACGGAAATTCCAGATGGGATCACTACGCCCGACGATATTCAAACCCAGTTGGGCGAACTGAGTTTCTTTGATGGCGTACCGGATGACCCGACAGCGGATAAAATCTATAACTTGCTGGACTTCACCCATGCCTATCAGGGATATCTGGACGGTGTGAAAATCGCCTCCATGGACGCCATGCGACGCGGTATCCTGACGTTCGGCCCCGCCAATACGACCGTTTTGCAATTCGCCAATCTGATGGATTCAAAAACCCTGTTTCTGACACCAAACACCACGAGCGTATATCAAACGATGTGGCTTCAACTTGGTGACGAACCAATGGTGATTGAAACGCCACCGAATGTGCTTGGGTTCTTGAACAACGCCTGGTTCAAATACGTCAGTGATTTTGGCAACCTTGGACCTGACGAAGGCAAGGGCGGCAAGTTCCTGATTGTCCCGCCTGATTACGAAGGTGACATCCCACAAGACGGGTACTTCGTCGTCAATACAAACACTTACGGGAATTGGGTCCTATGGCGGGGGTATCTGGAAAACGGCTCTACAGAGACTGCGATCAACGCGACGCAAGAAAAGTTCCGCGTGTACCCGCTGTCTCAAGCCGGCAGCCCCCCGGACATGACCTTTGTCAATGTGTCCGGAGAGGAATTCAACACCATCCACGTAATGGATGAACGCATGTTTGAAGAGATCAACACTGTCGTTCAGGCCGAACCATTGATGGGAGAAAATCCGGAATTGCTGGGCCATCTGGCCGCCATCGGGATCGTCAAAGGCCAGCCTTTTGATCCAAACCCGCGGATGCATGGCATCCTGGAAAAGGCTGCATCAGCCGGTGCGGTCACCGTAAAAACGTTGATTTCCAAACCCCGTGATGACCGCGCCTATTGGTATCCGGGCGAAAGCTATTGGCAGAACGCATTTCCCGGCGGTGCCTATACCTGGATTCTGGACGGCGTGACCTTGCAGGATTTCCGCGCCTCCTTTCACTTTTACGCCACCGGTATCACACCGGCGATGGCGCTCAAAATCGTCGGGAAAGGGTCGCAATACGCCCTCACATACCGCGACTCTGACGGCAATGCGCTGGATGGCTCAAAGACCTACAAGTTGAACGTCCCTGCAAACCCGCCGGCAAAAGACTTCTGGTCCTTTACACTCTATGACAATCAGACCCGATCCATGTTGCAGACGGACAAACAATTTCCGGCGCTTGGAAGCAACAACGCAAATCTGCGTCAGAACGAAGACGGGTCCGTAGACATCTATTTCGGGCCAGAGGCGCCAGAGGGCCAGGAACACAACTGGCTTCAGACCGTTCCGGGCAAAGGATGGAACACGATCATGCGGCTCTACGGACCGCTTGAACCATGGTTTGACCAAACATGGCGCCCTGGCGAGATCGAACTGATCGAGTAGTGAGCCTCGCGAAAACGGGCGGGCCATGTTGCGTGGCCCGCCTCGGTTCAAGAGATACCGGCACGCGAACCAGGCGTCTGGCGACGATCCAGCGGCTTGTTTGCATATGTCAGATTGATTTCTGCTTTGCATAGCGGTCACATGCGTTGAGGAACCTGCTGGACCCGGCGCAATGTTCCGCCAGCCAATGCCGCGCTTGAAAATGGAAGTCAGCAAGGATCAACAGCAAGTGTTTTGCGAGATCTGCAGAGTGGGTTTGCTCGCTTCTAAATGTGTGGCGAGAAGTCAGGCAAAACCCGGGACCGTCTGCCCCGCAGTTGATGTGTTCCTTTCCTCGTTCCTGTGCATCTAAACTTAAAACGCGCGATCACGGTTTAGTAACCATCATTAAAGTTCTGACCTCTTTGGTCAGGCGAAATAGACACGGCAGTTTCATGTTTTTGCAATTTCGTGTAAAAAAGGAAGTTAGTTGGGAATATCTAACAAGCCTAATACGTATCTCAATTGTAATAGGTATGGAGTTAAGTTCATGACATCAAAACTTTTGGCATTGGCCGCGTCTTTAATGCTTGGCGCATGCGCGACTATCAGCAGTGAAACACGCACGCCCGCATATCTCGATGGCGGGTTATATCATGGCGAGCGTTATGACATCAGACAACGTTTGGTGGACGGTCCACGAGGGACCTATGAGCAGACAAGCGTCGTTTACAAAGGTCTGTCCAGTCAATGTATTTTTGACAGCCCCAATGACTGTGAAGCAGCAGCACGCCAACTCATTGATGATTACAACGAGTTCATCTTTTGAGCCAACGGGTCGCTTTTGCCCGATTGCGAACGTTCAAGAACCTGTTGGGCATTGCGTAGGCAGGAAATCAGGGAG
This genomic interval from Paracoccaceae bacterium contains the following:
- a CDS encoding peptidoglycan-binding protein codes for the protein MNAAFSRTLRYKLPMMQGGDVRALQDALVLQGILHHAGVDGLFGPGTKKAIASFQRQSGLAVTGVADAQTFAALIGGRPPDVDSVAPQPGLPATSAGRKIPTSWMPAAPMTRIILHWTGGTHSPSSSEKKHYHILIDGEGEPHRGKLPISANVPPLRSGAYAAHTFRANSHSIGVSLCAMGGNARENPFRSGPFPITRAQWEMLAQVAAELCLRYGIPVTRKTVLGHGEVQNNLGIEQNGKWDPLALPWDPQRPYIEVGDGLRARAQEILDALKHPMSVSAPPLDEEEIPPSETVTLDGVPLRGAAIDGRIFLDMAHLVEHKGWPAPLIDVQNMSATIATPSVRFAIVQMNDRDGFTRHWIEAAEVSERLGMPLREDDAGDLHLASIPDDGLRRVIVKRGQTLGQIAQQHLGDRTRWRDLLSENGDTFTEDTARRLSVGQIVILPDGTKPVARSGTPLKPKGITDIAQKIARLEGGGTSMQQTRANAVKAILSACQSQEVNDLSHQAYILATAYHETNLGQFMTELWGPTKHQKTYGSRLGNRSDKEGRLYLGRGFVQITGRHNYGKYGEIFKKDFLSDPEQVADPAVAAEILVRGMSEIGFTGKGLLADLGFDGDFDWFRARSLINGDMNHRGDDRYPGLKKGEGIAKKARKYREIIATT
- a CDS encoding TetR/AcrR family transcriptional regulator, with the translated sequence MSDRIKSDLRRQAVAVNVMSPSKSSVTQSAILNAATRFLENRQFRDLTVGILMQDAGYSRATFYQYFIDLHGLMETLLDRIKGQIIDGAQPWLIGQGDTVANLQESLRALVDVGYDQGFILKAVADASASDARLERVWESFLTSFDTLVSARIAKDQAAAYTTKFDPSPVAHALNRMDAAVLISSFGQNPKANKDVVLSAILRIWISTLYPQHAGKLTSVAGPQPMEQP
- a CDS encoding DUF1254 domain-containing protein, which gives rise to MKLTNKLAIIASSIAISGIAFPAGVWAEDPPIMKMTTEIPDGITTPDDIQTQLGELSFFDGVPDDPTADKIYNLLDFTHAYQGYLDGVKIASMDAMRRGILTFGPANTTVLQFANLMDSKTLFLTPNTTSVYQTMWLQLGDEPMVIETPPNVLGFLNNAWFKYVSDFGNLGPDEGKGGKFLIVPPDYEGDIPQDGYFVVNTNTYGNWVLWRGYLENGSTETAINATQEKFRVYPLSQAGSPPDMTFVNVSGEEFNTIHVMDERMFEEINTVVQAEPLMGENPELLGHLAAIGIVKGQPFDPNPRMHGILEKAASAGAVTVKTLISKPRDDRAYWYPGESYWQNAFPGGAYTWILDGVTLQDFRASFHFYATGITPAMALKIVGKGSQYALTYRDSDGNALDGSKTYKLNVPANPPAKDFWSFTLYDNQTRSMLQTDKQFPALGSNNANLRQNEDGSVDIYFGPEAPEGQEHNWLQTVPGKGWNTIMRLYGPLEPWFDQTWRPGEIELIE